One Paenibacillus riograndensis SBR5 DNA segment encodes these proteins:
- the atpD gene encoding F0F1 ATP synthase subunit beta — translation MNKGRVVSIMGPVVDIEFERGQLPEIFNAIKIVTSLANGSTSELTLEVSNHLGDNLVRCIAMSSTDGLVRGLEALDQGGPISVPVGDATLGRVFNVLGNPIDNGAEVVADRNPIHRLAPTFDELSTQAEILETGIKVIDLLAPYAKGGKIGLFGGAGVGKTVTIQELINNIAQEHGGISVFAGVGERTREGNDLYHEMTDSGVIKKTAMVFGQMNEPPGARLRVALTGLTMAEYFRDVEGRDTLLFIDNIFRFTQAGSEVSALLGRMPSAVGYQPTLATEMGQLQERITSTKKGSVTSIQAIYVPADDYTDPAPATAFAHLDATTNLERKISEKGIFPAVDPLASSSRILAPEIVGEEHYNVAQGVKQLLQRYTELQDIIAILGMDELSEEDKVIVARARKVERFLSQPFHVAEQFTGFKGKYVPIKETVRSFKEILEGKHDDLPEAAFLFVGTIEEAVEKAKSM, via the coding sequence ATGAACAAAGGACGCGTTGTAAGCATTATGGGTCCGGTTGTCGATATTGAATTTGAACGCGGCCAGTTGCCCGAGATTTTCAACGCTATCAAGATTGTAACCAGCCTGGCAAACGGCAGCACCAGTGAGCTGACCCTGGAGGTTTCCAATCACCTGGGGGACAATCTGGTGCGTTGTATCGCCATGTCTTCCACAGACGGTCTGGTCCGCGGCTTGGAAGCACTTGACCAGGGCGGACCGATCTCGGTTCCGGTTGGCGATGCAACTCTTGGACGTGTATTCAACGTGCTGGGCAATCCGATTGATAACGGTGCTGAAGTTGTTGCGGACAGAAATCCGATTCACCGCCTGGCTCCGACATTTGATGAATTGTCGACACAAGCGGAGATTCTGGAAACCGGGATCAAGGTTATCGACCTTCTCGCCCCATACGCCAAAGGCGGTAAAATCGGCCTTTTCGGCGGTGCCGGTGTAGGAAAAACCGTAACGATTCAGGAACTGATCAACAACATCGCACAGGAACATGGCGGGATCTCCGTATTCGCAGGTGTTGGCGAACGGACCCGTGAAGGTAATGACCTCTATCATGAAATGACCGATTCCGGCGTTATCAAGAAAACGGCCATGGTATTCGGACAAATGAATGAGCCGCCGGGCGCACGCCTTCGTGTAGCCCTGACCGGACTGACCATGGCGGAGTATTTCCGCGATGTGGAGGGCCGCGACACGCTGCTCTTTATCGATAACATATTCCGCTTTACCCAAGCGGGTTCCGAAGTATCCGCACTGCTTGGCCGCATGCCTTCTGCCGTAGGTTACCAGCCTACACTGGCAACAGAAATGGGCCAGCTGCAAGAGCGCATCACTTCCACCAAAAAAGGTTCGGTTACCTCGATCCAGGCTATTTACGTGCCGGCGGATGACTACACTGACCCTGCTCCGGCAACGGCATTTGCCCACTTGGATGCAACTACCAACCTGGAGCGTAAGATTTCCGAAAAAGGTATCTTCCCTGCCGTTGACCCGCTGGCTTCCAGCTCACGTATCCTCGCTCCGGAAATTGTCGGCGAAGAGCACTACAACGTGGCACAGGGCGTTAAGCAGCTGCTGCAGCGTTATACCGAGCTTCAGGACATTATTGCCATCCTGGGTATGGATGAGCTCAGTGAAGAAGATAAGGTCATTGTAGCCCGTGCCCGTAAGGTTGAACGCTTCCTGTCGCAGCCTTTCCACGTGGCCGAACAATTCACCGGCTTCAAGGGCAAATACGTGCCAATCAAAGAAACCGTACGCAGCTTCAAAGAGATTCTGGAAGGCAAGCATGATGATCTTCCGGAAGCAGCGTTCCTGTTTGTCGGAACGATCGAAGAAGCGGTTGAAAAAGCGAAATCGATGTAA
- the atpA gene encoding F0F1 ATP synthase subunit alpha, whose product MSIRPEEISSLIKSQIEQYKADIEVAEIGTVIQVGDGIARVYGLENAMAGELLEFSNGVVGMALNLEESNVGVVILGEYTEIREGDQVKRTGQIMQVPVGEAMLGRVVNALGQPLDGKGPIATTEFRPVENNAPGVIDRKSVHEPMQTGLKAIDAMVPIGRGQRELIIGDRQTGKTAIAIDAIINQKGNGMKCIYVAIGQKQSTVAQVVETLRRHGALEYTIVVTASASEPSPLLYIAPYAGCAMGEYFMYKGEHVLVIYDDLSKQASAYRELSLLLRRPPGREAFPGDVFYLHSRLLERAAKLSDALGGGSLTALPFIETQASDVSAYIPTNVISITDGQIFLESDLFNSGQRPAINVGISVSRVGGSAQIKAMKKVAGSLRLDLAQYRELQAFSQFGSDLDKSTQARLNRGARMMEILKQGVNQPLSVEHQVISLYTAVKGHLDDIPVKDVKRFEKEFLAYMDSNAAAVAKSISDTKDLTADNEAALKEAIEKFKRGFATS is encoded by the coding sequence TTGAGCATTAGACCTGAAGAGATCAGCAGTTTGATCAAAAGTCAAATTGAGCAATATAAAGCCGATATCGAAGTGGCCGAAATCGGCACCGTCATTCAAGTCGGCGACGGTATCGCCCGTGTCTACGGTCTGGAAAACGCGATGGCAGGGGAACTGCTGGAGTTCTCCAACGGAGTAGTGGGCATGGCGCTCAACCTGGAAGAAAGCAACGTCGGTGTTGTTATCCTGGGTGAGTACACAGAGATTCGTGAAGGCGACCAAGTAAAACGTACAGGGCAGATTATGCAGGTTCCCGTGGGTGAAGCTATGCTCGGCCGCGTAGTGAACGCGCTGGGTCAGCCGCTGGACGGCAAAGGCCCGATTGCAACAACTGAATTCCGTCCGGTAGAAAACAATGCACCGGGCGTTATCGACCGTAAATCGGTGCATGAACCGATGCAGACCGGTCTTAAAGCCATCGATGCGATGGTGCCAATCGGCCGCGGACAACGCGAGCTGATCATCGGTGACCGTCAAACCGGTAAAACAGCTATCGCGATTGATGCGATTATCAACCAAAAAGGCAATGGCATGAAGTGTATCTATGTTGCCATCGGCCAAAAGCAGTCCACAGTAGCACAGGTTGTTGAAACCCTTCGCCGCCATGGCGCGCTGGAATATACAATCGTTGTAACCGCTTCGGCCTCCGAGCCGTCCCCGCTGCTGTATATTGCTCCATACGCAGGCTGCGCAATGGGCGAATACTTCATGTACAAAGGCGAGCATGTCCTCGTGATCTACGATGACCTTTCGAAGCAAGCCTCCGCTTACCGCGAATTGTCCCTGCTGCTCCGCCGCCCACCGGGCCGTGAAGCATTCCCTGGTGACGTATTCTATCTGCACTCCCGTCTGCTGGAACGTGCAGCTAAGCTTAGCGATGCGCTTGGTGGTGGTTCATTAACCGCGCTGCCGTTCATCGAAACACAGGCTTCTGACGTATCAGCTTACATTCCTACGAACGTAATCTCGATTACGGACGGTCAAATCTTCCTGGAATCCGACCTGTTCAACTCCGGTCAACGTCCGGCGATCAACGTGGGTATCTCTGTATCCCGTGTCGGCGGTTCGGCGCAGATCAAAGCGATGAAGAAGGTCGCCGGCTCACTCCGTCTGGATTTGGCCCAATACCGCGAGCTTCAGGCATTCTCCCAGTTCGGTTCTGATCTGGATAAATCTACACAAGCCCGTCTGAACCGTGGTGCGCGTATGATGGAAATCCTGAAGCAGGGTGTGAACCAGCCGCTATCGGTTGAGCATCAGGTAATCAGCTTGTATACGGCTGTCAAAGGCCACTTGGACGATATCCCTGTCAAAGACGTAAAACGGTTTGAAAAGGAATTCCTGGCTTATATGGACAGCAATGCTGCTGCCGTTGCCAAGTCTATCTCCGATACTAAGGATTTGACTGCTGATAACGAAGCTGCTCTTAAGGAAGCTATTGAGAAGTTCAAAAGAGGCTTCGCAACTAGCTAA
- a CDS encoding ATP synthase subunit I gives MDDMSRYRKVLALATLCFVVLCVLAAVVFPDFRSIGFGMALGGAIGCINVTYLGYKVRQVADTMAGEGKRLVSLGYLTRAALSLLGVMVAFKTPQVFNMIAVAGSLLLAPILLIIIGIGFSRRES, from the coding sequence ATGGATGATATGTCTCGATACCGCAAGGTATTGGCATTGGCAACACTTTGCTTCGTGGTTCTATGCGTTCTGGCTGCGGTCGTATTCCCGGATTTCCGGAGTATAGGCTTTGGCATGGCGCTTGGCGGAGCTATTGGATGCATTAATGTGACCTACCTGGGCTACAAAGTCCGGCAAGTGGCAGATACCATGGCGGGTGAAGGCAAGAGGCTTGTAAGCCTGGGGTATCTGACTCGTGCTGCGCTTAGTCTCTTGGGAGTAATGGTAGCCTTTAAAACACCGCAGGTTTTTAATATGATTGCGGTGGCTGGCAGTTTGCTCTTGGCTCCAATTCTTCTTATTATAATAGGAATTGGGTTTTCGCGTAGAGAAAGTTAA
- the atpG gene encoding ATP synthase F1 subunit gamma, whose protein sequence is MARSMRDIKRQIKSVQNTRQITKAMEMVAASKLRKAQEKAEAARPYSEKLKEVVASIAAGSQDATHPMLVSRPVKKTAYLIVTSDRGLAGGYNANILRKVTMLLAERHKSKDEYALFVIGRKGRDFLRRREYPIVEEITELSDTPKFADIKSIAYSAVQQFETGVYDELYLCYNRFVNAISQVPTVDRLLPMEPMENQEKKAEGLHATYEYEPSAEGVLEVLLPKYAETLIYSAILDGKASELGAKMTAMGSATKNASKMIGNLTLTYNRARQAAITQEITEIVAGANAQS, encoded by the coding sequence ATGGCAAGAAGTATGCGTGATATTAAACGTCAAATCAAGAGCGTTCAGAACACCAGACAGATCACTAAAGCCATGGAGATGGTTGCCGCCTCCAAGCTGCGCAAAGCCCAGGAGAAGGCAGAAGCGGCCCGTCCGTATTCAGAGAAGCTGAAAGAGGTCGTAGCCAGCATTGCTGCCGGTTCTCAGGATGCAACGCATCCGATGCTGGTCAGCCGTCCCGTGAAGAAAACCGCGTATCTGATTGTAACCTCCGACAGAGGCCTCGCAGGCGGATACAACGCTAATATTCTCCGTAAAGTGACAATGCTGCTCGCAGAGCGCCATAAGTCCAAGGACGAATATGCGCTGTTCGTTATCGGCCGCAAAGGCCGTGACTTTCTGCGCCGCCGTGAATATCCGATTGTGGAGGAAATTACTGAGCTCTCCGATACACCGAAGTTTGCCGACATCAAGTCGATTGCCTACTCGGCGGTACAGCAGTTCGAAACAGGCGTCTACGACGAACTGTATCTCTGCTATAACCGTTTCGTGAATGCAATCAGCCAAGTGCCTACGGTGGACCGCTTGCTGCCTATGGAACCTATGGAGAATCAGGAGAAAAAGGCAGAAGGCTTGCATGCAACGTACGAATATGAGCCTTCAGCGGAAGGTGTACTTGAAGTACTGCTTCCCAAGTACGCAGAAACACTGATTTACAGCGCTATTCTGGATGGCAAGGCCAGCGAGCTGGGTGCGAAAATGACAGCGATGGGCAGTGCAACGAAGAACGCGTCCAAAATGATCGGGAACCTTACCCTTACGTATAACCGTGCCCGTCAGGCGGCCATTACGCAGGAAATTACCGAGATCGTGGCCGGAGCGAACGCGCAGTCTTAG
- the spoIID gene encoding stage II sporulation protein D produces MKDFRYLLRHRIEQLRRKMERPRRFAPVRRAKPRIRRLAPAAWLAAPLLAGLLLPLAVVPLRGGQPALPAVPPATASPAPPAPAAKEAPQPKVSVYLSHSGQIETLPLEEYVSGVVAAEMPPGFELEALKAQAVAARTFIVRRLQAGDHSGVPVPGADVTDTVSHQAYVSKAALERKWTRGGRSAELAKVRRAVLETRGVVMTYQGQPITASFFASSGGYTENSEDYWNAAVPYLRSVASPWDQDITPNLAVTYTFSNAELIQKLGIAAAALPASRDLAASGPAKPVSSSSASGLPAEVLSLTAGHRVQKISIGGMVFTGREVREKLGLRSSQFTWKRKGNKVLITTYGNGHGVGMSQWGANGMAKQGSTATQILKHYYSGISFNQVSTLLKK; encoded by the coding sequence ATGAAAGATTTCCGCTACCTGCTGCGGCACAGAATAGAACAGCTGCGGCGCAAAATGGAACGGCCGCGCCGCTTCGCGCCCGTGCGGCGCGCGAAGCCCCGGATCAGGCGGCTCGCCCCCGCCGCCTGGCTTGCAGCGCCCCTGCTGGCGGGGCTGCTGCTGCCGCTGGCCGTTGTCCCGCTGCGCGGGGGACAACCGGCGCTGCCGGCCGTGCCGCCGGCCACGGCCTCCCCGGCGCCGCCGGCACCGGCTGCGAAGGAAGCCCCGCAGCCGAAGGTCTCCGTCTATTTGTCGCACAGCGGACAAATTGAGACATTGCCGCTGGAGGAATACGTCAGCGGCGTGGTTGCGGCCGAGATGCCGCCGGGCTTTGAGCTGGAAGCGCTCAAAGCGCAAGCCGTCGCGGCGCGCACCTTCATTGTGCGCCGCCTGCAGGCCGGCGACCACAGCGGCGTGCCCGTTCCGGGCGCGGATGTGACGGATACGGTAAGCCATCAGGCTTACGTCTCCAAGGCTGCGCTGGAACGGAAGTGGACGCGCGGCGGCAGGAGCGCCGAGCTGGCCAAGGTCCGCCGCGCGGTCCTGGAGACGCGCGGGGTGGTTATGACTTACCAGGGACAGCCGATCACGGCATCCTTCTTCGCCTCCAGCGGAGGCTATACCGAAAATTCGGAGGATTACTGGAATGCGGCTGTACCTTACCTGCGCAGTGTGGCAAGTCCATGGGATCAGGACATTACGCCGAATCTGGCGGTGACATATACATTCTCAAATGCTGAGCTGATACAGAAGCTGGGGATTGCTGCCGCGGCACTTCCGGCTTCCAGAGATCTTGCAGCTTCTGGACCAGCGAAGCCCGTTTCCTCTTCATCGGCCTCTGGGCTGCCTGCAGAAGTACTGTCCCTGACAGCCGGACACCGGGTGCAGAAAATATCGATCGGCGGTATGGTGTTCACCGGAAGGGAGGTGCGCGAGAAGCTGGGGCTGCGTTCCAGCCAGTTCACCTGGAAGCGGAAGGGGAACAAGGTTCTGATTACAACCTATGGAAACGGCCATGGGGTCGGCATGAGCCAGTGGGGGGCGAACGGAATGGCCAAGCAGGGGAGCACTGCTACGCAAATTCTCAAACACTATTACAGCGGCATCTCTTTTAACCAAGTCTCAACTCTCCTGAAAAAATAA
- the atpF gene encoding F0F1 ATP synthase subunit B, whose amino-acid sequence MSFVWESSVLAIIAFGILYFLLNKYAFGPLFSVMEKRRELVLQQMNEAAQTREQAVSYVEEQKQALQTARKEALEIIEQSRQTSSKQTEQLIDQAKVEASRIKEEAVRDIQNEKNKAVEELRGELGAASVKIASKLLQKEVSSDPEQEALVDQYLKEVGGRS is encoded by the coding sequence TTGTCTTTTGTATGGGAATCTTCCGTGCTGGCAATTATTGCCTTCGGGATTTTATACTTTTTGCTGAACAAGTACGCTTTCGGACCGTTGTTCTCTGTTATGGAGAAACGCCGCGAACTCGTACTGCAGCAGATGAATGAAGCTGCTCAGACCCGCGAACAGGCAGTTTCTTATGTTGAAGAGCAGAAACAGGCGCTTCAAACTGCCCGCAAAGAAGCCCTTGAGATCATTGAACAGTCCAGACAAACCAGCAGTAAGCAAACCGAACAGCTGATTGATCAGGCTAAGGTCGAGGCTTCGCGCATTAAGGAAGAGGCAGTTCGCGATATCCAGAACGAGAAGAACAAAGCGGTTGAAGAACTGCGCGGCGAGCTTGGAGCGGCATCGGTCAAGATTGCGTCCAAATTGCTGCAGAAGGAAGTCAGCTCCGATCCTGAGCAGGAAGCGCTTGTTGACCAGTACCTCAAAGAGGTTGGAGGCCGGTCATGA
- the murA gene encoding UDP-N-acetylglucosamine 1-carboxyvinyltransferase: MSKFIVRGGNRLTGSVKVSGAKNSVLPIIAASLLAEEGVSVIVDAPPLDDVMTISKVLESLGAGVTYQNDVIEVDARNITSYEAPYEWVRKMRASFLVMGPLLSRLGHTRISLPGGCAIGTRPIDQHLKGFEALGAEISLGQGYIEAKSNGRLRGAKVYLDVASVGATENIMMAAALAEGTTVIENAAKEPEIVDLANYLNGMGGVVRGAGTGVIRIEGVERLHGVKHHVIPDRIEAGTYMAAAAITGGDVYVEGAIADHLGPVIAKMEEMGVTIIPDENGVRVISDKPLKAVDLKTLPYPGFPTDMQSQMMALLLRSEGTSVVTETVFENRFMHVDEFHNMNAEIKIEGRSAIVTGNAALVGAKVCATDLRAGAALILAGLVAEGTTEVSGTHHIDRGYVNLAEKLSGLGADIWRISMEESGAAAPAVKEEVLKPETARSESFKSEEVKPRFQVQPTWV; this comes from the coding sequence ATGAGCAAATTTATCGTCCGCGGTGGCAACAGATTGACCGGGAGCGTGAAAGTTAGCGGCGCAAAAAATTCCGTACTACCGATCATAGCCGCCTCTCTATTGGCAGAAGAAGGAGTCAGCGTCATTGTGGACGCACCTCCGCTTGACGATGTAATGACCATCAGCAAAGTGCTGGAATCTCTGGGTGCGGGTGTTACATACCAGAACGATGTGATTGAGGTTGATGCCAGAAACATTACTTCCTATGAGGCACCATACGAATGGGTGCGTAAAATGCGGGCTTCTTTTTTGGTGATGGGCCCTCTTTTGTCCCGACTGGGTCATACACGCATTTCTTTACCTGGCGGCTGCGCCATCGGAACTAGACCGATTGACCAGCATCTGAAGGGGTTTGAAGCGCTTGGCGCCGAAATCAGCCTGGGTCAGGGATACATTGAAGCGAAATCAAACGGACGGCTGCGTGGAGCCAAGGTATATCTGGATGTGGCCAGCGTAGGCGCGACCGAAAACATAATGATGGCGGCAGCACTCGCCGAAGGCACAACAGTCATTGAGAATGCGGCAAAAGAACCGGAAATTGTCGACCTGGCCAATTACCTGAACGGTATGGGCGGGGTCGTGCGCGGCGCAGGGACCGGAGTGATACGCATTGAAGGTGTGGAACGCCTGCATGGCGTGAAGCACCATGTCATCCCGGACCGGATTGAAGCAGGCACCTATATGGCGGCTGCGGCGATAACAGGCGGGGATGTCTATGTGGAAGGCGCGATTGCGGACCACCTCGGCCCGGTTATCGCCAAGATGGAAGAAATGGGTGTTACAATTATTCCGGATGAGAATGGTGTCCGTGTAATCAGCGACAAACCGCTCAAGGCGGTGGATTTGAAGACACTGCCTTATCCGGGCTTCCCTACAGACATGCAATCCCAGATGATGGCGTTATTGCTTCGTTCTGAAGGAACCAGCGTAGTAACAGAGACGGTATTTGAGAACCGTTTCATGCATGTGGATGAATTTCACAATATGAATGCGGAGATCAAGATTGAAGGCCGTTCCGCTATCGTAACCGGCAATGCTGCACTGGTTGGCGCCAAAGTATGCGCAACAGATCTGCGTGCAGGCGCGGCACTGATTTTGGCAGGCCTTGTTGCTGAAGGCACGACAGAAGTCAGCGGGACCCATCATATTGACCGCGGATACGTGAACTTGGCGGAGAAGCTGTCGGGACTTGGTGCGGACATATGGCGGATTTCCATGGAAGAATCCGGTGCAGCTGCTCCGGCAGTGAAGGAAGAGGTCCTGAAACCGGAAACCGCCCGCAGCGAATCTTTCAAAAGCGAAGAGGTTAAGCCCCGCTTTCAGGTTCAGCCCACCTGGGTCTAA
- a CDS encoding M23 family metallopeptidase: MNEQDKNKTNHDESLKNKQGDSGAKPSSWNRMLSKRWVFPAVYTAAAAIILTLVWVYQDAGQKPLKPDTAAVVSQEAAGTGTEAGSAKDDPAALEVVASAESMVWPVASPADVEVVKPFYDEKGTEENHVAAMVQYNDTFVPNAGIDIAREDNQPFDVKAALSGEVTRVEDVPVFGKVVEITSTGNVKTVYQSLGDTKVKQGDEVKQGDMLATAGRSEIEKNLGNHVHFEVYEDGKLVNPSDLLPQR; this comes from the coding sequence ATGAATGAACAAGACAAAAACAAGACAAACCATGATGAATCTCTCAAAAACAAGCAGGGAGATTCAGGCGCCAAGCCTTCTTCATGGAACAGAATGTTATCTAAACGCTGGGTATTCCCGGCAGTCTACACGGCGGCAGCGGCAATTATACTAACCTTGGTGTGGGTCTATCAGGACGCAGGCCAGAAGCCGCTGAAGCCGGACACCGCAGCTGTCGTTTCCCAGGAAGCCGCAGGTACAGGGACTGAAGCAGGATCAGCCAAAGATGACCCGGCAGCACTCGAAGTGGTTGCTTCGGCCGAAAGCATGGTCTGGCCGGTAGCCAGTCCGGCTGATGTAGAAGTTGTTAAGCCATTCTACGACGAGAAAGGAACTGAAGAGAATCATGTGGCCGCCATGGTGCAGTATAATGACACCTTCGTGCCTAACGCAGGTATCGACATTGCCCGTGAAGACAATCAGCCTTTTGATGTCAAAGCAGCACTTAGTGGTGAAGTTACGCGGGTTGAAGATGTTCCGGTATTCGGCAAGGTTGTCGAGATCACAAGCACAGGCAATGTGAAGACCGTCTATCAAAGCCTCGGTGACACCAAGGTGAAGCAGGGCGATGAAGTGAAGCAAGGGGACATGCTGGCAACCGCTGGCCGCAGTGAAATCGAGAAGAATCTTGGCAACCATGTGCACTTCGAAGTGTACGAGGATGGCAAGCTGGTCAACCCTTCCGATTTGCTGCCGCAGCGGTAA
- the atpB gene encoding F0F1 ATP synthase subunit A, whose amino-acid sequence MHKSPIIMLGGLHIDLSIVLMLLVTCTIVFVLALLATRNLSVENPGKLQNFLEWAIEFVQGLISSTMDLKKGKPFLSLGMALIMFLFVGNLLGLPLGIVTDYHDAEHAKVFGKEIVSVTKELDKLHAEAGTVNTGSHEEAEVGVAWWKSPTADPAVAMGLAVMIFLMTHIVGMTRNTKNYFKHYFEPYPFFFPINLIEQVSKLLTHGMRLFGNIFAGEVLISVILKLAALGVGGWIASVLGLIVWQGFSIFIGTIQAFIFVMLTMVYFSQMLETHDEH is encoded by the coding sequence ATGCATAAATCACCAATTATTATGCTGGGCGGTTTACATATCGACCTTTCAATCGTGCTGATGCTATTAGTGACCTGTACCATTGTTTTTGTGCTCGCGCTTCTGGCAACGCGTAACCTATCGGTCGAGAATCCCGGCAAACTGCAAAACTTCCTGGAATGGGCAATTGAATTCGTTCAAGGCCTGATTTCAAGTACCATGGATCTCAAAAAAGGCAAACCGTTCCTTTCTCTCGGTATGGCGCTGATCATGTTTTTGTTTGTCGGCAACCTCCTCGGGCTTCCGTTAGGGATTGTCACGGATTATCACGATGCAGAGCATGCCAAGGTGTTCGGGAAGGAAATCGTTTCGGTAACCAAAGAACTGGACAAACTGCATGCTGAAGCGGGAACGGTAAATACCGGCTCTCATGAAGAGGCTGAGGTAGGCGTAGCGTGGTGGAAATCGCCAACAGCAGACCCTGCAGTAGCAATGGGACTTGCAGTCATGATTTTCCTGATGACCCATATCGTGGGTATGACGCGCAACACCAAAAACTATTTCAAACACTATTTTGAACCTTACCCATTCTTCTTCCCGATCAATTTGATTGAGCAGGTATCTAAGCTGCTGACACACGGGATGCGTCTTTTCGGTAATATCTTTGCCGGCGAGGTGCTGATATCCGTTATCCTCAAATTGGCTGCGCTTGGTGTAGGGGGCTGGATCGCTTCTGTACTTGGTCTGATTGTATGGCAAGGGTTCAGTATATTCATCGGGACCATCCAGGCTTTTATCTTCGTTATGCTGACCATGGTGTATTTCTCACAAATGCTTGAAACCCATGACGAGCACTAA
- a CDS encoding F0F1 ATP synthase subunit delta — MSQDTIVAKRYAKALFEVAFEERQIMEVEEDLKSLVAALNSDAELQRFISSPRITGENKLAVLKKALEGKLSGAVINTLEILMKRGRMDILPDLLDSYIKIEGDSLGLADATVYSTYTLSSSEQTQVAEEFGRLSGRNIRITNVVDKSLLGGLKVIIGDTLYDGSLSGKLTRLEKSFNDKHRR, encoded by the coding sequence ATGAGTCAGGATACGATAGTCGCCAAAAGATATGCGAAGGCATTGTTCGAGGTTGCTTTTGAAGAACGGCAGATCATGGAAGTTGAAGAGGATCTGAAAAGCCTGGTTGCTGCGCTGAATTCGGATGCAGAGCTGCAGAGATTTATCAGCTCTCCGCGGATTACCGGTGAAAACAAGCTTGCCGTACTGAAAAAAGCGTTGGAAGGCAAGCTGTCGGGGGCGGTTATCAACACTCTGGAAATCCTGATGAAGCGCGGCAGAATGGATATTCTTCCGGATCTGCTGGACAGCTATATCAAGATTGAAGGGGATAGTCTTGGTCTGGCAGATGCCACCGTCTATTCAACCTATACGCTCAGCAGCAGCGAGCAAACACAGGTTGCCGAAGAATTCGGCCGTTTGTCAGGCCGGAATATCCGTATCACAAATGTGGTTGATAAGAGCCTGCTTGGCGGACTTAAGGTCATAATTGGCGATACGCTCTATGACGGCAGCCTGTCCGGCAAACTTACGCGTCTTGAGAAATCTTTTAATGATAAGCATAGAAGATAG
- a CDS encoding DUF1146 family protein, which translates to MDSRFYDELSSSIGTSGLVSMIVSLFCVAISWWALQNLKLDLVIRYPKSPQGRLLHLLLAIVLGHFVAGFLLDYLGWSGQIRNMF; encoded by the coding sequence ATGGATTCAAGATTCTATGATGAGTTGTCAAGCTCGATCGGCACCAGCGGTTTAGTTTCAATGATCGTCTCTTTATTTTGTGTTGCAATATCTTGGTGGGCACTTCAGAACCTTAAGCTCGATCTGGTCATAAGATATCCCAAGAGCCCTCAAGGAAGACTGCTGCATCTGTTGCTGGCGATTGTACTGGGCCACTTCGTGGCCGGGTTCCTGCTGGATTATCTGGGCTGGAGCGGGCAGATCCGCAACATGTTTTAA
- the atpE gene encoding F0F1 ATP synthase subunit C, giving the protein MGVMAYLAAAIAVGLGALGAGIGNGLIVSKTVEGIARQPEAKSTLQTTMFIGVALVEALPIIGVVLAFMFYVGAA; this is encoded by the coding sequence ATGGGAGTTATGGCTTATTTGGCAGCTGCAATTGCAGTAGGTTTGGGAGCGCTTGGCGCCGGTATTGGTAACGGTCTAATTGTCAGCAAAACAGTAGAAGGTATCGCCCGTCAACCAGAAGCGAAATCCACTCTGCAGACTACAATGTTCATCGGGGTCGCACTGGTAGAAGCCCTGCCGATCATCGGTGTAGTACTTGCTTTCATGTTCTACGTTGGAGCAGCTTAA
- a CDS encoding F0F1 ATP synthase subunit epsilon, giving the protein MNTFLLEIVTPEHLVYSKQVNSLTVKGADGDLGILPGHIPLVTPLQVAPMFIKADGATVTIAVHGGFVEVHKDKVTVLAESAELPTEIDVERAEAAKERAQRRLQSRSKQDEIDHRRAELALQRAVTRIKVSTGKGQQ; this is encoded by the coding sequence GTGAATACCTTTCTGTTGGAAATTGTCACGCCGGAGCATCTCGTTTACTCCAAGCAGGTTAACAGCCTGACGGTAAAGGGAGCCGATGGCGATCTGGGTATTTTGCCGGGACACATTCCGCTTGTGACTCCACTTCAGGTTGCTCCGATGTTCATTAAAGCGGATGGTGCTACAGTCACTATCGCTGTTCATGGCGGGTTCGTGGAAGTGCATAAAGACAAGGTGACAGTTCTGGCCGAAAGTGCCGAGCTGCCTACGGAAATCGATGTTGAACGCGCCGAAGCGGCGAAGGAACGGGCCCAGCGCCGCCTTCAATCCCGCAGCAAACAGGATGAAATTGACCACCGCCGTGCGGAGCTGGCGCTTCAGCGCGCCGTTACACGGATCAAAGTGTCCACCGGAAAAGGACAACAATAA